One region of Armigeres subalbatus isolate Guangzhou_Male chromosome 3, GZ_Asu_2, whole genome shotgun sequence genomic DNA includes:
- the LOC134224783 gene encoding uncharacterized protein LOC134224783, giving the protein MKFIILACLVAVAAACVRDDSNGQPACNAEELSQVYWRNNWDPTAYWQCSTLNTAATAVRCPTEGMFDPVLLTCVNWADWVWQETCKPPSAL; this is encoded by the exons ATGAAAT TCATTATCCTTGCCTGCCTGGTTGCCGTTGCTGCAGCCTGTGTCCGAGATGACAGTAACGGACAACCAGCCTGCAATGCCGAGGAATTGTCCCAAGTATACTGGAGAAACAATTGGGACCCTACTGCCTACTGGCAATGTAGCACCCTTAACACCGCAGCCACTGCCGTCCGATGCCCAACCGAAGGAATGTTTGACCCTGTCTTGCTCACCTGCGTTAACTGGGCCGACTGGGTTTGGCAAGAAACCTGCAAGCCCCCAAGTGCGCTGTGA